A single Deltaproteobacteria bacterium DNA region contains:
- a CDS encoding HAMP domain-containing sensor histidine kinase, translated as MVRQGEASGGRETEEAYEARRRALTLSRVRLGALLAALLLPFGLFLDLTSELEHPSILIVIRGVAIAGCIAVYLLTRSGSLEARAHALSYGLALWLALGTVAMLVLGEGLTSRYYAGLTVVMIAVGLLFPWNLRQTAAVSLGFLGIYLVPALFLEGPLDRMALLGNAYFLLNCAVIMVVASAVTERLRRREFLGRLEIEDQRRELEEASEKLADNLRRLEELDEAKARFYAKVNHEFRTPLALIAAPLEELIEEENFELPDEVRRRLVLMRRNTERLRTLVDQVIELARIGLQKGEVRLEPLDLEELVREICAEFEGFAASREVRLRITGGIEFPVTTSADAIGGIVRNLLTNAIKFMPEGGEVTASLEDGRVACAISVADQGVGIPEDAQGRIFELFERIERAGAPAIPGSGVGLAIVSELVQQIRASLEVARCLEGGTVFRLTLPREPREAPAESAA; from the coding sequence ATGGTGCGGCAAGGAGAGGCGAGCGGGGGAAGAGAGACCGAGGAGGCCTACGAGGCGCGGCGGCGGGCGCTGACCCTCTCGCGGGTGCGGCTCGGCGCCCTCCTGGCCGCGCTCCTCCTGCCCTTCGGCCTCTTCCTGGATCTCACCTCCGAGCTCGAGCACCCCTCGATCCTGATCGTCATCCGGGGTGTCGCCATCGCCGGCTGCATCGCCGTCTACCTCCTCACCCGGAGCGGATCGCTGGAGGCCAGAGCGCACGCCCTCTCCTACGGGCTCGCCCTCTGGCTCGCGCTGGGCACCGTGGCCATGCTGGTGCTGGGAGAGGGGCTCACCTCGCGCTACTACGCCGGGCTCACGGTGGTGATGATCGCCGTGGGGCTCCTCTTCCCCTGGAACCTCCGCCAGACGGCGGCCGTCTCCCTCGGCTTCCTGGGGATCTACCTGGTCCCCGCGCTCTTCCTCGAGGGGCCCCTCGACCGGATGGCGCTCCTCGGCAACGCCTACTTCCTCCTCAACTGCGCCGTGATCATGGTCGTGGCGAGCGCGGTCACCGAGCGGCTGCGGCGCCGGGAGTTCCTGGGGCGGCTCGAGATCGAGGACCAGCGCCGCGAGCTGGAGGAGGCGAGCGAGAAGCTGGCCGACAACCTCCGGCGCCTCGAGGAGCTCGACGAGGCGAAGGCCCGCTTCTACGCCAAGGTGAACCACGAGTTCCGGACCCCCCTGGCGCTGATCGCGGCGCCCCTCGAGGAGCTCATCGAGGAGGAGAACTTCGAGCTGCCCGACGAGGTGCGTCGTCGCCTGGTGCTGATGCGCCGCAACACCGAGCGGCTGCGGACCCTCGTCGATCAGGTCATCGAGCTCGCCCGGATCGGCCTGCAGAAGGGCGAGGTGCGCCTCGAGCCCCTGGACCTCGAGGAGCTGGTCCGGGAGATCTGCGCCGAGTTCGAGGGCTTCGCCGCGAGCCGGGAGGTCCGCCTGCGGATCACCGGCGGCATCGAGTTTCCCGTCACCACCAGCGCCGACGCCATCGGCGGCATCGTGCGCAACCTCCTGACGAACGCCATCAAGTTCATGCCGGAGGGGGGAGAGGTCACCGCCTCCCTCGAGGACGGGCGCGTGGCCTGCGCCATCTCGGTGGCGGATCAGGGCGTCGGCATCCCGGAGGACGCCCAGGGGAGGATCTTCGAACTCTTCGAGCGGATCGAGCGAGCGGGCGCCCCCGCGATCCCCGGCAGCGGCGTCGGGCTGGCGATCGTCTCGGAGCTGGTCCAGCAGATCCGGGCCTCCCTCGAGGTGGCCCGGTGTCTCGAGGGAGGGACCGTCTTCCGGCTGACCCTCCCCCGCGAGCCCCGCGAGGCCCCGGCCGAGTCGGCGGCCTGA
- a CDS encoding heme-binding protein, whose product MKIPALIVGLLAAAGAAEAMAIEEPRYEVLAEQEGWELRRYAPTLVAEVEVEADFEEAGSRAFRTLAGYIFGKNTRDEKIGMTAPVSQQAAGERIGMTAPVTQQAREGRHVIAFMMPARYTAETLPAPVDPRIVLRELPARLVAVRGYSGRWTAEGYQENEARLMTALDAAGLVPAGAPTWARFNSPYSLWFLRRNEVQVTLAEESPGLRPLLAAGPR is encoded by the coding sequence ATGAAGATCCCTGCCCTGATCGTCGGCCTGCTGGCCGCCGCCGGTGCCGCTGAGGCCATGGCGATCGAAGAGCCCCGCTACGAGGTCCTCGCCGAGCAGGAGGGCTGGGAGCTGCGCCGCTACGCGCCCACCCTGGTCGCCGAGGTCGAGGTCGAGGCCGACTTCGAGGAGGCGGGCAGCCGCGCCTTTCGCACCCTGGCGGGCTACATCTTCGGCAAGAACACCCGGGACGAGAAGATCGGCATGACCGCCCCGGTGAGCCAGCAGGCGGCCGGGGAGCGGATCGGGATGACCGCCCCGGTGACCCAGCAGGCCCGGGAGGGGCGCCACGTGATCGCCTTCATGATGCCCGCCCGCTACACCGCCGAGACCCTCCCGGCGCCGGTCGATCCCCGGATCGTCCTGCGGGAGCTGCCCGCCCGGCTCGTCGCGGTGCGCGGCTACAGCGGGCGCTGGACGGCCGAGGGCTACCAGGAGAACGAGGCGCGCCTGATGACCGCCCTCGACGCCGCCGGGCTCGTGCCGGCCGGGGCGCCGACCTGGGCCCGCTTCAACTCGCCCTACAGCCTCTGGTTCCTCCGGCGCAACGAGGTGCAGGTCACCCTGGCCGAGGAAAGCCCGGGCCTGCGCCCGCTCCTCGCGGCGGGCCCGCGCTGA
- a CDS encoding SLC13 family permease: MSFEIIATFVVLGVAMLLFLTEWIPAGQTSLLAACALLVLGVIDQEQLFEGFTNDATVTVTGMFVVSAALFRSGAVNAVGDLLARLLERGQTWALAGLTSVGGILSAFINNTSVVAILLPIVTRSSRRADRSASRLLMPLSFAAMLGGTITLIGTSTNLVVSSIAVEEGLEPISMFELAPVGLALFGVGVLYLLTVGQWLVPSRRGVRPLEESYEVKEYVTDLRIAEGCSAVGASLGEAPMLLGIQCEILGLWRDDEAVPRVPQDRDRLSEGDILRLHCAAPEIEKLIAREGSTLEALTGLTGAGRVATDEMPLVEAVLGPGSPLVGHTVEECDLREQHGAVVVAVRRQAEVQHTRLGALKLRAGDVLLLCVERASLDQLEVHGDFTLISETTFVQFRRRKIPVVLAILAAVVGLAALDVFSISAAALMGVVAVLLSRSLQLDEAVDAVDWNIVMILAGVVPLGSGMVSSGAADLLAQSIASILQHLGPRGTVAGLFVVTGLITSLISNSAAAALLTPVAFSVAAELEILPRALVMTIAFGASTALLTPVGYQTNTMVYGAGRYRFWDFARVGAPLMVLLTAVVAWLVPELWPLR, encoded by the coding sequence GTGAGCTTCGAGATCATCGCGACCTTCGTGGTCCTCGGCGTCGCGATGCTCCTCTTCCTCACGGAGTGGATCCCGGCCGGCCAGACCTCGCTGCTCGCCGCCTGCGCGCTGCTCGTCCTGGGGGTGATCGACCAGGAGCAGCTCTTCGAGGGCTTCACCAACGACGCGACCGTGACCGTCACCGGCATGTTCGTGGTGAGCGCCGCGCTCTTCCGCAGCGGAGCGGTGAACGCCGTCGGCGACCTCCTCGCCCGGCTGCTGGAGCGCGGCCAGACCTGGGCGCTGGCCGGCCTCACCAGCGTGGGGGGCATCCTCTCCGCCTTCATCAACAACACCTCGGTCGTGGCGATCCTGCTGCCCATCGTCACCCGCAGCTCCCGCCGCGCCGACCGCAGCGCCTCCCGCTTGCTGATGCCCCTCTCCTTCGCTGCGATGCTCGGCGGGACGATCACCCTCATCGGCACCTCGACCAACCTGGTGGTCAGCTCCATCGCCGTCGAGGAGGGCCTCGAGCCCATCTCGATGTTCGAGCTGGCGCCCGTGGGCCTCGCCCTCTTCGGGGTCGGCGTCCTCTATCTGCTGACCGTCGGCCAGTGGCTGGTGCCCTCTCGCCGGGGCGTCCGCCCGCTGGAGGAGAGCTACGAGGTGAAGGAGTACGTCACCGACCTGCGCATCGCGGAGGGCTGCAGCGCGGTGGGGGCCTCCCTGGGCGAGGCCCCGATGCTGCTGGGGATCCAGTGCGAGATCCTCGGTCTGTGGCGAGACGACGAGGCGGTGCCGAGAGTCCCCCAGGACCGGGACCGCCTCAGCGAGGGTGACATCCTCCGCCTCCACTGCGCCGCTCCCGAGATCGAGAAGCTGATCGCGCGGGAGGGCTCGACCCTCGAGGCGCTGACGGGGCTGACCGGCGCGGGCCGGGTCGCCACCGACGAGATGCCGCTGGTCGAGGCCGTGCTCGGCCCCGGCTCGCCGCTGGTCGGCCACACGGTCGAGGAGTGCGATCTCCGCGAGCAGCACGGCGCGGTGGTGGTGGCGGTCCGCCGGCAGGCCGAGGTGCAGCACACCCGGCTGGGCGCCCTCAAGCTGCGCGCGGGGGACGTCCTGCTCCTCTGCGTCGAGCGCGCCAGCCTCGACCAGCTGGAGGTCCACGGCGACTTCACCCTGATCTCCGAGACGACCTTCGTCCAGTTCCGGAGGCGCAAGATCCCCGTCGTGCTGGCGATCCTGGCGGCGGTCGTGGGGCTCGCCGCTCTCGACGTCTTCAGCATCTCCGCCGCCGCCCTGATGGGGGTGGTGGCGGTCCTGCTGAGCCGCTCGCTGCAGCTCGACGAGGCGGTCGACGCGGTGGACTGGAACATCGTGATGATCCTGGCCGGAGTCGTCCCCCTCGGGAGCGGAATGGTCTCCAGCGGCGCGGCCGATCTCCTGGCCCAGTCGATCGCGTCCATCCTCCAGCACCTCGGTCCCCGCGGCACCGTCGCCGGCCTCTTCGTGGTCACCGGCCTCATCACCTCGCTCATCAGCAACAGCGCGGCGGCGGCGCTCCTCACCCCGGTGGCCTTCAGCGTCGCGGCCGAGCTCGAGATCCTCCCCCGGGCGCTGGTCATGACCATCGCCTTCGGCGCCTCGACGGCGCTCCTCACCCCGGTGGGCTACCAGACCAACACCATGGTCTACGGCGCGGGCCGCTACCGCTTCTGGGACTTCGCCCGCGTCGGCGCGCCCCTGATGGTGCTGCTCACCGCGGTCGTGGCCTGGCTGGTCCCCGAGCTCTGGCCGCTGCGCTGA
- a CDS encoding thioredoxin domain-containing protein, protein MKKPILVIGTVLLLALVFAVGMFMVSGQRKAEAKFLASANAEIMVRPNGIMLGAEDARVYLVEFLDPGCEACGALAPHVKAIQKKHGEDKVRLVIRYAPFHHGADVICRILEASRAQGKYWETLQLMFETQRIWADHHRPQPERIWELLPQLGLDLEQLRKDMDHPVIVARVQQDMLDARTLQVNKTPSFFVNGKPLTSFGLPQLQKLVADEVALQYGE, encoded by the coding sequence ATGAAGAAGCCCATCCTCGTCATCGGCACCGTCCTCCTCCTGGCGCTCGTCTTCGCCGTCGGGATGTTCATGGTCAGCGGCCAGCGGAAGGCCGAGGCGAAATTCCTCGCCTCCGCGAACGCCGAGATCATGGTGCGGCCCAACGGCATCATGCTCGGCGCCGAGGACGCCCGGGTCTACCTGGTCGAGTTCCTCGATCCCGGCTGCGAGGCCTGCGGCGCCCTGGCGCCCCACGTGAAGGCCATCCAGAAGAAGCACGGCGAGGACAAGGTGCGCCTGGTCATCCGCTACGCGCCCTTCCACCACGGGGCCGACGTCATCTGCCGGATCCTCGAGGCCTCCCGGGCCCAGGGGAAGTACTGGGAGACGCTCCAGCTGATGTTCGAGACCCAGCGGATCTGGGCCGATCACCACCGCCCGCAGCCCGAGCGGATCTGGGAGCTGCTCCCGCAGCTCGGCCTCGACCTCGAGCAGCTGCGCAAGGACATGGACCACCCGGTGATCGTCGCGCGCGTCCAGCAGGACATGCTCGACGCCCGCACGCTCCAGGTGAACAAGACCCCCTCCTTCTTCGTCAACGGCAAGCCGCTGACCAGCTTCGGTCTGCCGCAGCTGCAGAAGCTGGTGGCCGACGAGGTCGCCCTCCAGTACGGAGAGTAG
- a CDS encoding tetratricopeptide repeat protein, producing MITRRPAHTSPALVSTLMVGLIATLFALTGCSLFGEEEVPEAEISVSKVRGFDGNFAPVVEEAPSGPSAATVASADVPEVEAEPAGDLPALVALPSTGAAPPAEPKPEPLALIHPDDPEVDHLLEAETALSDGDAATALLHFRRSAFDLDDFESFEGIGRAARAAGERELALRAFEAAAEKDDELAEPLVAAARIALGLKQYKKGLQLIDQAIAREPRNAEAFNVRGRLWMSKQQYQKALIAFDRSMDLDPAYIWAYNNAGYIHLVTGEYQEAADLLEVATTLEPAKAYMFNNLGLAYEKLGRVEEARQTFVKALDLRPGYVNAHLNLSRVKTRIALATPPPGSASEGGSEIFVP from the coding sequence ATGATCACCCGCCGCCCCGCCCACACCTCACCCGCCCTGGTGTCGACCCTGATGGTCGGCCTCATCGCCACCCTCTTCGCCCTGACCGGCTGCTCCCTCTTCGGGGAGGAGGAGGTCCCGGAGGCCGAGATCTCGGTCTCGAAGGTCCGGGGCTTCGACGGCAACTTCGCCCCGGTGGTGGAGGAGGCCCCCTCCGGCCCCTCGGCCGCCACCGTGGCCAGCGCCGACGTCCCCGAGGTCGAGGCCGAGCCCGCCGGCGACCTGCCCGCGCTGGTCGCCCTCCCCTCCACCGGCGCCGCGCCGCCGGCCGAGCCCAAGCCCGAGCCCCTCGCCCTGATCCACCCCGACGACCCCGAGGTGGACCACCTCCTGGAGGCCGAGACCGCCCTCTCCGACGGTGACGCCGCCACCGCCCTGCTGCACTTCCGCCGCAGCGCCTTCGACCTCGACGACTTCGAGAGCTTCGAGGGCATCGGCCGCGCCGCCCGCGCCGCCGGAGAGCGGGAGCTCGCCCTGCGGGCCTTCGAGGCCGCCGCCGAGAAGGACGACGAGCTCGCCGAGCCCCTGGTCGCCGCGGCCCGGATTGCCCTGGGCCTGAAGCAGTACAAGAAGGGCCTGCAGCTCATCGACCAGGCCATCGCCCGCGAGCCGCGCAACGCCGAGGCCTTCAACGTGCGGGGCCGCCTCTGGATGTCGAAGCAGCAGTACCAGAAGGCGCTCATTGCCTTCGACCGGTCGATGGATCTCGATCCCGCCTACATCTGGGCCTACAACAACGCGGGCTACATCCACCTGGTCACCGGTGAGTACCAGGAGGCCGCCGACCTCCTCGAGGTCGCCACGACCCTCGAGCCCGCCAAGGCCTACATGTTCAACAACCTGGGCTTGGCCTACGAGAAGCTCGGCCGGGTCGAGGAGGCCCGCCAGACCTTCGTGAAGGCCCTCGACCTGCGGCCCGGCTACGTCAACGCCCACCTGAACCTCTCCCGGGTGAAGACCCGCATCGCCCTGGCCACCCCTCCGCCCGGATCCGCTTCCGAGGGTGGGTCGGAGATCTTCGTTCCCTAG
- a CDS encoding chalcone isomerase family protein encodes MARVIRSALLAALCGLLALPALASAGTLVEDSTDVKFPEVRKVAGKDFKCLGTGVRKVVIFKVYAAAFCIDAAEADGILKGAVAAHANGKTGEDLAELLEDSDAFNKKLYANSADKLVVMHMVRDVGKEKLASAFQESLGKVLPKASVDKLGALMTVDAKDGMEVLFYTQGNTVFVDMGGDVKQVDDDKIAAAVWSVWLGPDTVTPGMREDIAVRASK; translated from the coding sequence ATGGCCCGCGTCATCCGCTCCGCTCTCCTCGCCGCGCTCTGCGGCCTCCTCGCCCTCCCCGCCCTCGCCAGCGCCGGCACCCTCGTCGAGGACAGCACCGACGTGAAGTTCCCCGAGGTCCGGAAGGTCGCCGGGAAGGACTTCAAGTGCCTCGGCACCGGCGTCCGCAAGGTCGTCATCTTCAAGGTCTACGCGGCGGCCTTCTGCATCGACGCGGCGGAGGCCGACGGCATCCTGAAGGGCGCCGTGGCCGCCCACGCGAACGGCAAGACCGGTGAGGACCTGGCCGAGCTCCTCGAGGACAGCGACGCCTTCAACAAGAAGCTCTACGCCAACTCGGCCGACAAGCTCGTGGTCATGCACATGGTCCGCGACGTCGGCAAGGAGAAGCTCGCCAGCGCCTTCCAGGAGTCCCTCGGCAAGGTCCTCCCCAAGGCCAGCGTCGACAAGCTCGGCGCCCTGATGACCGTCGACGCCAAGGACGGCATGGAGGTCCTCTTCTACACCCAGGGCAACACCGTCTTCGTGGACATGGGCGGTGACGTGAAGCAGGTCGACGACGACAAGATCGCTGCGGCGGTCTGGAGCGTCTGGCTGGGGCCCGACACGGTGACGCCGGGCATGCGCGAGGACATCGCCGTCCGGGCGAGCAAGTAA
- a CDS encoding DUF2270 domain-containing protein: MSEPATTGESPPRASMVHFYRGELGRMTDYRLRLDRTTNWAVGVNAALLSIAFTQQDHAGLMLVMTVALNLMLVWMEARRFRSYEMIRRRVRLLETGFLRQELGAEPRPGWVEALAEDLQAPQPAIGTLDALSVRLRRNYLWLIIIDYGAWFYLISHADLPTGASIGPLSGVTVITLATTLLVILVGLALRYQQPEEG, encoded by the coding sequence ATGAGCGAGCCTGCGACGACCGGCGAGTCCCCTCCCCGCGCCTCCATGGTGCACTTCTACCGGGGGGAGCTCGGCCGGATGACGGACTACCGGCTGCGGCTGGACCGGACCACGAACTGGGCGGTGGGCGTCAACGCGGCGCTCCTCTCCATCGCCTTCACCCAGCAGGACCACGCCGGCCTGATGCTGGTGATGACGGTGGCCCTCAACCTGATGCTGGTCTGGATGGAGGCCCGCCGCTTCCGAAGCTACGAGATGATCCGGCGCCGGGTCCGGCTGCTCGAGACCGGCTTCCTCCGGCAGGAGCTGGGGGCCGAGCCCCGCCCCGGCTGGGTCGAGGCGCTGGCCGAGGACCTGCAGGCGCCGCAGCCGGCGATCGGCACCCTCGACGCCCTCTCGGTCCGCCTGCGCCGCAACTACCTCTGGCTGATCATCATCGACTACGGCGCCTGGTTCTACCTGATCAGCCACGCCGACCTGCCAACCGGCGCGAGCATCGGCCCACTCTCCGGGGTGACGGTGATCACCCTGGCGACCACCCTCCTCGTCATCCTGGTCGGCCTGGCGCTGCGCTACCAGCAGCCGGAAGAAGGCTGA
- a CDS encoding sigma-54 dependent transcriptional regulator, which translates to MPKTVLIVDDEKNILVTLSRALSVEGYATEVAGSAKIALEKIAATPIDAILMDVQMPEMDGLKALEALRERSIEIPVVMMSGHGTIDTAVEAVRRGALDFLEKPVGTERLLVTLENALRYTQLQAANADLMAEAGRQVGLLGEAPAITRLRALIDKAAPSEGRVLITGENGTGKELVARAIHEGSIRRGGPFVKLNCAAVPSELIESELFGHEKGAFTGAVGARKGKFELADGGTLFLDEVGDMPASMQAKLLRVLQEGEFERVGGSQTFTVDVRVVAATNQDLEAMVAEGAFREDLYYRLNVVPLRTPALREHPGDIPELAEAFLAEATRRNRRKGVRLSPEAIAALGSYPYPGNVRELRNIVERLVILCDGDTVSAAEVQALLPGGRLSGQAASTASLYREGVFLKDLVAEAERAIVLAALDANGGNMTDTARALGLERSHLYKKCRALDIDRT; encoded by the coding sequence ATGCCGAAGACCGTCCTCATCGTCGATGACGAGAAGAACATCCTGGTGACCCTCTCCCGGGCGCTCTCGGTCGAGGGCTACGCCACGGAGGTCGCCGGCTCGGCGAAGATCGCCCTGGAGAAGATCGCCGCCACCCCCATCGACGCGATCCTGATGGACGTGCAGATGCCGGAGATGGACGGCCTCAAGGCCCTCGAGGCCCTGCGCGAGCGCTCGATCGAGATCCCGGTGGTGATGATGAGCGGCCACGGGACCATCGACACCGCCGTCGAGGCCGTGCGCCGCGGCGCCCTCGACTTCCTGGAGAAGCCGGTGGGCACCGAGCGGCTGCTGGTCACCCTCGAGAACGCCCTGCGCTACACCCAGCTCCAGGCCGCCAACGCCGACCTGATGGCCGAGGCCGGCCGCCAGGTGGGGCTGCTCGGCGAGGCTCCGGCCATCACCCGCCTGCGCGCCCTCATCGACAAGGCGGCCCCCTCCGAGGGGAGGGTGCTGATCACCGGCGAGAACGGCACCGGCAAGGAGCTGGTGGCCCGGGCCATCCACGAGGGCTCGATCCGCCGCGGCGGCCCCTTCGTGAAGCTGAACTGCGCCGCCGTCCCCAGCGAGCTCATCGAGAGCGAGCTCTTCGGTCACGAGAAGGGCGCCTTCACCGGCGCCGTCGGGGCGCGCAAGGGCAAGTTCGAGCTGGCCGACGGCGGCACCCTCTTCCTCGACGAGGTGGGCGACATGCCCGCGTCGATGCAGGCCAAGCTCCTGCGGGTGCTGCAGGAGGGGGAGTTCGAGCGGGTCGGCGGCAGCCAGACCTTCACCGTCGACGTGCGGGTGGTGGCCGCGACCAACCAGGACCTCGAGGCGATGGTCGCCGAGGGGGCCTTCCGGGAGGACCTCTACTACCGCCTCAACGTGGTCCCCCTTCGCACCCCGGCCCTGCGGGAGCACCCCGGCGACATCCCGGAGCTGGCGGAGGCCTTCCTGGCCGAGGCGACCCGCCGCAACCGCCGCAAGGGGGTGCGGCTCTCCCCCGAGGCCATCGCCGCCCTGGGCAGCTACCCCTACCCCGGCAACGTGCGCGAGCTGCGCAACATCGTCGAGCGGCTGGTGATCCTCTGCGACGGGGACACGGTCAGCGCCGCCGAGGTGCAGGCCCTCCTCCCGGGCGGCCGGCTCTCCGGCCAGGCCGCCTCCACCGCCAGCCTCTACCGGGAGGGGGTCTTCCTCAAGGACCTGGTGGCCGAGGCGGAGCGCGCCATCGTCCTTGCTGCCCTGGACGCGAATGGCGGTAACATGACCGACACGGCGAGGGCGCTCGGGCTCGAGCGCTCCCACCTCTACAAGAAGTGCCGGGCCCTGGACATCGATCGCACCTAG
- a CDS encoding aminotransferase class V-fold PLP-dependent enzyme, translating into MSTSSDPRTALFDRLRSDFLGLDRKDPVIGGGERRRVYLDTTATALMPRMVWEGLETYLEAACANSHTVAHRAGRDTTEAIEESRQAIGRLVGYDPEKDVVLFTGNGATGAINFLARALFPPELRPLVKRFPAGPPAEMVSAYREVLGPAGAAVVDDLLARPVVITTEMEHHSNLLPWIEAVGHHNVHAVAVKPEDGTLDLDDLDRLLAEHGPRVRLLAVTGVSNVTGIINPVPTLARKAHAVGAQVMIDGAQWVPHAPVRMHPGEPEASLDYLVLSGHKLYAPGSRGALIGSLQTLSGRHCVTDVGGGMVEYVAIEDFEIKEEITAREEAGTPNILGSISMGLIAGALERIGMDVVEEEEQRLCARLLARLEAIEGVRIYGSIDQEVAPRAGVVTFNVEGLHHAVVAAYLNDFHNIAVRNECFCAHPYVKCLLLIDPATEASYRDEMHAHDRRHVPGGVRASLGIYSTEADIEALGAALEALVAVREEMAGRYTVDLDGDCRLEDAEALPRTYALGAVLDAWERM; encoded by the coding sequence ATGAGCACCTCCAGCGATCCCAGAACCGCCCTCTTCGACCGCCTGCGGAGTGACTTCCTCGGACTCGACCGGAAGGATCCGGTGATCGGCGGCGGCGAGCGGCGGCGGGTCTACCTCGACACCACCGCGACCGCGCTGATGCCCCGGATGGTCTGGGAGGGCCTGGAGACCTACCTGGAGGCCGCCTGCGCCAACAGCCACACGGTCGCCCACCGCGCCGGGCGGGACACCACCGAGGCCATCGAGGAGAGCCGGCAGGCGATCGGCCGCCTGGTGGGCTACGACCCCGAGAAGGACGTGGTGCTCTTCACCGGCAACGGCGCCACCGGGGCCATCAACTTCCTGGCCCGGGCGCTCTTCCCGCCCGAGCTGCGCCCCCTGGTGAAGCGCTTCCCCGCCGGCCCCCCCGCCGAGATGGTCTCGGCCTACCGGGAGGTCCTGGGGCCCGCGGGCGCGGCGGTCGTCGACGACCTGCTGGCCCGGCCGGTGGTGATCACCACCGAGATGGAGCATCACTCCAACCTCCTGCCCTGGATCGAGGCGGTCGGCCACCACAACGTCCATGCGGTGGCGGTGAAGCCGGAGGACGGCACCCTCGACCTCGACGATCTCGATCGTCTGCTGGCCGAGCACGGACCGCGGGTGCGCCTCCTGGCCGTCACCGGGGTCTCCAACGTCACCGGCATCATCAACCCCGTGCCCACCCTGGCCCGCAAGGCCCACGCCGTCGGCGCCCAGGTCATGATCGACGGCGCCCAGTGGGTGCCCCACGCGCCGGTCCGGATGCACCCGGGGGAGCCCGAGGCCTCCCTCGACTACCTGGTCCTCTCCGGTCACAAGCTCTACGCCCCCGGGAGCCGGGGCGCGCTGATCGGCTCCCTCCAGACCCTCTCCGGCCGCCACTGCGTCACGGACGTCGGGGGCGGCATGGTCGAGTACGTCGCGATCGAGGACTTCGAGATCAAGGAGGAGATCACCGCCCGCGAGGAGGCCGGCACCCCGAACATCCTCGGCAGCATCTCCATGGGGCTGATCGCCGGCGCCCTGGAGCGCATCGGCATGGACGTGGTCGAGGAGGAGGAGCAGCGCCTCTGCGCCCGGCTCCTCGCGCGCCTCGAGGCCATCGAGGGCGTGAGGATCTACGGCAGCATCGATCAGGAGGTGGCCCCCCGGGCCGGGGTGGTGACCTTCAACGTCGAGGGGCTCCACCACGCGGTGGTGGCCGCCTACCTCAACGACTTCCACAACATCGCGGTGCGCAACGAGTGCTTCTGCGCGCACCCCTACGTGAAGTGTCTCCTCCTGATCGACCCCGCCACGGAGGCGAGCTACCGGGACGAGATGCACGCCCACGACCGCCGGCACGTCCCGGGCGGCGTGCGCGCCTCCCTGGGGATCTACTCGACCGAGGCCGACATCGAGGCCCTCGGCGCCGCTCTCGAGGCCCTGGTGGCCGTTCGGGAGGAGATGGCGGGGCGCTACACGGTCGACCTCGACGGCGACTGCCGGCTGGAGGACGCCGAGGCCCTCCCCCGGACCTACGCGCTCGGGGCGGTGCTGGACGCCTGGGAGCGGATGTAG
- a CDS encoding disulfide bond formation protein B, which translates to MNDTPDKTDKLEAPWLLLFGAWLVTALSVTGSLFFSEVMEYAPCVLCWWQRVFMFPLLAILLLGLFPFDGRVVRYALPLSGLGAAVALYHTLLYEGVIPETISPCSEGASCTEVFFELGIISIPLLSFLAFGTISALLVLLNRKLAS; encoded by the coding sequence ATGAACGACACCCCGGACAAGACGGACAAGCTCGAGGCGCCCTGGTTGCTGCTCTTCGGAGCCTGGCTGGTGACCGCCCTCTCGGTCACCGGCAGCCTCTTCTTCAGCGAGGTCATGGAGTACGCCCCCTGCGTGCTCTGCTGGTGGCAGCGGGTCTTCATGTTCCCGCTCCTGGCGATCCTGCTGCTGGGCCTCTTCCCCTTCGACGGGAGGGTGGTCCGCTACGCGTTGCCCCTCTCCGGGTTGGGCGCGGCGGTCGCGCTCTATCACACGCTGCTCTACGAGGGCGTCATCCCCGAGACCATCTCGCCCTGCAGCGAGGGAGCCTCCTGCACCGAGGTCTTCTTCGAGCTGGGGATCATCTCGATCCCGCTGCTCTCCTTCCTCGCCTTCGGGACCATCAGCGCCCTCCTCGTCCTCCTGAACCGGAAGCTCGCCTCATGA